The genomic window ACCACTGGTGATAATAGTGACTTTGTAAACCTTGTTATTGATGAGCTAAACAGGACATTAGATTTGTATTTGAGTTTGGTATGAAAACAAGAAAAAGTAAAACCATAAAGACTTCACTTGCATTATGCAGGTGAAGTTTTTTGTTCTAAATTTTAAACTGGTTTAATAAATAATAATGTAATATTTCTAAAAGGGGATGGTTATGAGGGATTTTATTGAAAGAAAAATGTTTGAGATTTACAATGACCTTATTAAAGAAGTTGACAAAAGGGATAACTTGTGTGACTTGAGGAGCTTGAGGTTTGACAATGAAAAGGCTCCAAACTATCATAATCCTTTAATTCAAATGCTTTTCCTACTGATATAACAGACTTTGAATTTCATATTAGGAATTTTTACAAATTAATTAATGATCTTTCAAATTACACTGAAAGGGCAGTAATAAGTATATTTGACGATTACAGAGGAGCATTATCAAGACTAAAAAAAGCTGGAATAAACTTAATTGAGGATGTTGAACATCATCCTAGATTTAGAAAATTTATCAAAAATATTGCCGAAATAGCTAAAACTAATAATCTTCAAATATATAGCTGTGCTGAAGAAATCAACATGGAAAGTGAAGGAATTTTACATGGAAAATGTATAGATGATGATTATATAAAAAGGGTTTTTGGAATTAACGTAGCCAACAAAAAAGATTCAGGGCAGCGTAAACAATGTGGATGTATTATGAGTAAAGATATTGGTGAATTTGATACCTGCCTTCATAAATGCCTATATTGCTATGCTAACCGTGCAGATTCTATAGTAGAAAAGAAAATTAAAGAGCATAATAAAAACTCCCCTTCACTTATAGGATGGCATGAAGTTGAGGAGGAAACAAATATAAAGCAAATCAGCTTTTTAGATTAATATTTTATTCCCTGTGTAAAATTACATTCTACACAGGGAATATTTTATGTTATAATTTTAAGAAAATTATGAATTTGGAGGGGTAGCATGAAATTTAAGAGCACAAGAAGCAACATCCTTGTTGAGCCATCGGAAGCATTAGTGAAGGGTATTGCAGATGATGGAGGCTTATTCGTTCCAATGGAATTTCCAGAGGTTGATTTAGAAGAAATTCTGAAAATGAATTATAAACAACTTGCTTTTTATATATTAAAAAAATATTTCACCGATTTTTTTGATGAAGAACTTTTACACTGTATAAACAATGCCTATGATGACAAATTCGATTCTCCTTTAATTGCTCCATTAGTTGAAAAGGGAAAGGTA from Caloramator mitchellensis includes these protein-coding regions:
- a CDS encoding DUF1848 family protein, producing MNDLSNYTERAVISIFDDYRGALSRLKKAGINLIEDVEHHPRFRKFIKNIAEIAKTNNLQIYSCAEEINMESEGILHGKCIDDDYIKRVFGINVANKKDSGQRKQCGCIMSKDIGEFDTCLHKCLYCYANRADSIVEKKIKEHNKNSPSLIGWHEVEEETNIKQISFLD